The DNA window ATGCGCGAGTTCTTCAAGCTGGCGCGGGAGGGCCGCTTCGACGAGGCGGCGCGCTACCTCGACGTTCCCCCCAAGGGCAACGGCCCGCAACTCGCCCAGCGGTTGAAGGCGGTGCTCGATCGCAACCTGTGGATCGATCCCGGCGATCTCTCGCCCCTGTCCCTGGGTGATCCGAAGGACGGCGTGGGCGTGGAGGAGCTGGGGACGATTCCTGGCGCGCCCAAGGGGGACACGGTGCGCCTGGTGCGCCGGGTCGAAGGCACGACCGCACGCTGGGTGTTCTCGCGGGCGACGGTGGAGCGGGTCGACTCCTGGTACAGCCGGCTGGACGATCGCTGGCTGCGAGAGATCTTGCCGGAGGCACTGCTGAGGCCAGGACCACGGGAACTTCTGTGGTGGCAGTGGCTCGCGCTCCCGCTGCTGTGCCTCACGGGGTGGCTGGTCGGGAAGCTGCTGAGCTTCCTGTCACAGCTCACGTTCGGGCGCGTGGTGGCGCGCACCGAGATCCAGCTCGATGATCAGCTCCTGGAGCGTTCACGCGGGCCGGTGACGTTCTCGGTGGCGATCGGGGTGGTGGCGGTCGGGACCTCCTGGTTGGGGCTCTACGGACCAGCAGAGAACTTCATCAACCGGGTGCTGAGCGCAGCATTCTTCATCGCGATCTTCTGGGCGGCGCTCCGGGTGATCGATGCATCGACGGAGCACCTGCTCGTGGTGGGGCAGGCCCGCGACAACGCCTCAGCGCGATCGCTGGCGCCGCTGGCCGGACGCATCGCGAAAGTGATGGTGGCGATCATCGGGGTGATCGCGGTGCTCTCGGAGCTCGGCTACCCCGTGGCGAGCCTGATCGCAGGCCTCGGGATCGGCGGTGTCGCGCTGGCCCTGGCCGCACAGAAGACGGTGGAGAACCTGTTCGGCTCGATCTCTATCGGGCTCGATCGACCCTTCAGGGTCGGCGATTTCGTGATGATCGACGGCACCGTACTGGGCACGGTGGAGGCGATCGGGCTGCGATCGACGCGGGTGAGGACGCTGGACCGGACGCTCGTGACGATGCCCAACGGCAAGCTCGCCGACATGCGGGTGGAGTCGTACACGGCACGCGACAGGTTTCGCCTGACGTGCATCATCGCGGTCGTCTATGGGACGACGTCGACGCAGCTCCAGGCCGTCATGAACGAGATGGAAGCCGCGCTCAGGAGACATCCGAAGATCTGGCCGGACGACGTGGTGGTGAGGTTCCAGGGGTTCGGCGTGGCGGGCCTGGAAATCGAGGTGATGGCCTGGTTCAAGGTGCCCGACTTCGGCTCCTTCCGTGGGGTGCGCCAGGAAGTGCTGCTCGAGTTCATGAAGGCGGTGGAGGACGCAGGGACGCGCTTCGCTCTGCCGGCGCAACGGCTGCACATCATGGCGGACACCGGGAACCCATTCGGCGGGTCGAGCGAAGCCCCCCTCGGAGGGCACGTCGACGCGTCGGCCACGGTCCAGGGCGGGCCGACGCTCGGGGGGAACGGCGAAGGGGCGACCGCGGTCCCAGGA is part of the Chondromyces crocatus genome and encodes:
- a CDS encoding mechanosensitive ion channel family protein yields the protein MQSGSLAREARKLPLGLRFASVAVLSLASALGVSEATAQIPSTAAASTSQPAFGSATTPPAPVEPAIPEAPDSPRASMREFFKLAREGRFDEAARYLDVPPKGNGPQLAQRLKAVLDRNLWIDPGDLSPLSLGDPKDGVGVEELGTIPGAPKGDTVRLVRRVEGTTARWVFSRATVERVDSWYSRLDDRWLREILPEALLRPGPRELLWWQWLALPLLCLTGWLVGKLLSFLSQLTFGRVVARTEIQLDDQLLERSRGPVTFSVAIGVVAVGTSWLGLYGPAENFINRVLSAAFFIAIFWAALRVIDASTEHLLVVGQARDNASARSLAPLAGRIAKVMVAIIGVIAVLSELGYPVASLIAGLGIGGVALALAAQKTVENLFGSISIGLDRPFRVGDFVMIDGTVLGTVEAIGLRSTRVRTLDRTLVTMPNGKLADMRVESYTARDRFRLTCIIAVVYGTTSTQLQAVMNEMEAALRRHPKIWPDDVVVRFQGFGVAGLEIEVMAWFKVPDFGSFRGVRQEVLLEFMKAVEDAGTRFALPAQRLHIMADTGNPFGGSSEAPLGGHVDASATVQGGPTLGGNGEGATAVPGGSGKRGAS